The Cryptomeria japonica chromosome 2, Sugi_1.0, whole genome shotgun sequence region acacacacacacacacacacacacacacacacatatatatacatgtgtgtgtgtatgtatatgtatatatgtatgcgcatacatatatatgtgtgtgtatgtatacgtatatgtatatctacacatatatgtatgtatgtatgtatgtatgtatgtatgtatgtacatataatgtatatatatacatatatatgtatatgtgtaatgaAAGTTGCAGATCAGCCAACAAAGCAGCTATAACTATATACAAATATGATAACATACTATAATATCATATGTGCATTGATTCcattccaaaaatgcaagaaaatggtGATAAATGCACCTATGTGGGATCGATGTAGGTGCTCAACAAGATGctctaaaaaaaatttattgaagcCCCAATGCTCGAGCTCCAACTTTGACTTCCCAGATGTCGTGAAAGCTCTTTGTATGTCTTCCCGAAAGATGTCGCTCTACTCCTAATTCAATTATTCTTTTCTAGTATCCAATGTGGTCATGACTAAGGGAAAATTTGCATTGATTTATGCCTCATGCTATGTCCTATTTCGGGCTTTACCAAAAAGCATCAAATTTTTCTTTCCTTGTGTTACTTTATTACAACTACAATTCATTCTCATGTTTTCGACCCAAAATTGGCAACTTCAATAGTTGGCCATATTAAAATATGTGTGGAGTTGTCCCATCAAATTTCTATGAGATTTGATATGTGTGGAGTTGCCCCAACAATGTTTatgaatatattttttattgttgCAATGGTTTTTCAACAATGCTTGCAATTTTAATaactaaaaaaaacaaaacttaaagcaactaaaatcataaaaaataaatgcaATATGTCAAATTTGCAATGACAATCCTCCTTTCACCATTTTTGAGTGATTTATCTTTAATCTTATACATTACCTTTTTctatttttatgcaccaaatgtaGTAGGTTACCCACTTCTAAAATGAAGGGGCGTCCCCTCCGGACCTCCAATCTACTTCTAAAAATGAAGGAGCATACCCTCCAAGTTCCTAGGACATTAGGGATGTCACCTAGACCCTTAATGATGTACCTCGTGGAACATTATTGTTTAACGGTTTAGTGTTTAttgattatctattatttttatgacaTTTGTATTGTtgtgataattattttatttacaagCCTTACATTTTATTGTTGAGTTGATTTTATATTATACATTTTTGTTACAAAAATATGACATTATTTATTGGTTGAGcttgagattttatttattttattcaactACTAAGATGATTTATTGATGTTAATGATTTTACACCTATAATGTGAATACACATGATATGCATTGGAAGGGTGCTTGATTGTTGATTTTATTAATGTGGGTTAATATTGACTCATAAAGTGTTCAAGAGGGAGCTTGATTGTACCATAGGATGCATGGATGTAACAAATGAAATGTGTGGAACATCATATTGATTATTATTTGTTGCTATTATTGTTATCATATGAGCTACTTATGAAGATGAAGAGAACCATTTGTGAGCTTGATagtttgattgattatgagatctTCTACaattgaaataaaagaaaaagtattatACAAATAATTTCTTAGTTGTGTCTTTTACCATAAGCGTAacttaatatatgtatataaaaaataattagaaattatGGTTAATTATGTGGTTATTTAGTGACTTATTAGGTTAAGCTACTACACAATTTTTTTATGTGCGAATATCTTAAGAAATTGAGCAATGGACATCAACCTGAAAAATATTTGccttttattttatttgttgacTCTATGAAACTTAAAATTTTTCAGTTTGAATAATTTTCCCTTGAATTGGTGGCCAAGACGTGGAAGGCTCCCTGCCCACAATGTTAACTTGCAATCCAAGTGGTTGGAAAGAGGAGTTTGCATGAGTTAATATTGGAGGGAAGTTGCAATTTGCATGTGCTACATTTGTTTTCATGTTTGGATTCCCAATTGGTGCATCTATATGTAGGAGTTACAATTAGGAAAGAATTGTGTGTGTCATGTTTGAGTTTTTTTATATCCTCAATTAGTTGCTAACACGTTGCTAAATTGTGGGAGGCTTGTTTTAGTCTTTGTATGTTTGAATTCTTATAGGATGGGATCACTCATGACTTAGTTGCTAGAGTTCCACTCCTAATTAATCCATTGAGAATTAGGTGCCACATTAATAGAGGATCTCTTTTATTTTCTATCTCGATCTTtcttaaaaaaatcttaaaaatcttaTTATTTGGTGTGGTAGTGAAGAAATTGATAAAAGGTGTCGAGAACAAGTTTGGTTAGCTTCCCGCATTTTTTCATACAAGTCAAAGGTATAAGAAATTGTTTGAAGAGTTTGTTTTCAGGTTGGGAGCTCAAGAGTGGAGTTTTACCTCATAGGGGGAACAATGATGAACTACAGAGTTCAGTTCAATTTCATTCATGGTTAGTGTATGCTTCTGGTTTTGATTGTGTGAGAgcttttgcatcaacgtttcggatcacactttatgatccatcatcaagatgatagagagcataaggagaaaaaTGGATAATGTTGCAAACCTAGACAAACTAAAAAGAGATAGAAAGgtggaaggagagagagaggttACCAAGTTAAGACAAGTGTCAACTCAAAAGAagggataaaaataaataaagaaaaaaagtacAAGAGACTGAATATAAAAATAAAGCAAAGAAATAGACGAAAAAGGAGAaataaagagaaagaagagaaaacataaatatatcaaataatATACAGAGAAAAACAAAGGAACATTATTAgaagagaaaaaaaatatataagaaaGTAAAGCAACCTAACACAAGAACAAACATTTAAGATGTTTATTTcattcatgattcttgtggatgttttcataatattaatttttttgtcttGTGTCGGTTGAAAGGTTGCAAGTTTGTTTGGGATCAGTCTTGTAAGAGTATAGCTTTTGCCCAAATTctccaaaaaaaaaagtttgatgtaattataatcaatttttgaaataaaatcacaaatatttcCTCATGGATACTGTTTACAAAATCAATAAGTTTGAAAACCATTGAAATCTTGTTGGCTATTTTAGTAAATAAGAAAACTAAAATCGTGAAGAGGTGGTTATGGTCTGTTATAATCCAATAGAATATGTCCTTCAATAACCCTATAAATCAAATTCAAGTTATAGCCTGATGGGGTTGAGTGAATATCTAGTTTTCCAAATTTTCCTGAAAAACATGGATCTCTTGATCTTGTTTCAAAACCCCTTTTGTAATCACGCATAAACCCCACTATAAGTGTTTGGATGAAGTTTTGTGAGATGTTATTGCTAGTGTAAAACTGTTTTCTGTTGGTTCTGTAACCTTATGGACCAATTTTAGCACTCGAAGGACCCCCAATGGTAAAGAAATTGATGCCCACTACCCTACCTTAACCTCTAAAGTTTTCTATTTCAGCAAAACCATACTTTGATTAATTTTTTCTCCTTTGGAGCTTCTCCCTTGGTGGGGTTAAAGGAACTTCAGTTTCCTCTTTAAATTGCTACCACCCCTTTTGCTCACTACTTTGACTCTCTTGTTCCATTTTTTCTTACCTAACAGGGTATTCTCATATGCCTCATCCATATTGTTCATCTTCAATATCAATAGTTCATATTGAACTTGGATTCTAAACCCATTGATGTTTCTAGATGCTGCCTACTCATATTCTTCTTGTAAATCAGTTCAAATTTATATCCAAAAGAATTACTGATTATAAACTTGTACTTTTGCTCTATTTTTTCCTGCCTCAAAGGGTATTATCATATGCCTCATCCATGTTCATCTTTAGCATCATACTAGAGCTGGAAACTAAGCCCATTGATGTTTCTAGCTATTGCCTACCTTGTATTCTTATAAATCATTTCTAATTTATATCCAAAAAAGTTGCTCTCATTATAAGTTTGTGCTCATTGCTCTTTCTACCTTAATTTTGAAACTCCTTACATATATTTTCTTAAATCATAAACTTAACCTTAAGATTCTTGCTCAGCCTCCCCTTCTTCTTTGTGGTTGAATAAAAAAAAAACACTTCTACAAGTTCTGAAAAAATCTCTTTACTCTCAAGTGGGTTATACCTAAAAAAATATGTGTATTGGTATTGCTTCTGttaaaaaatcatcatatctaTATCCCAAATTAATCCCGCATTGTTTGGAAGGCTTTGTCTGCCACAATTGAATTCGCTCTCCTTCTAACATAAAGGTTAATTGGTTGCCTTCAAATTGCTTTTATAACTAAAAAATTATCATATCATATTTCTCCTCTTCCCCGAGCATGCTGTAGCTTCTCCCATGCCTTCCCCAAACTTATAGATTCTCCCACCACATGCTGCAAATTTAAGTTTTCTCATATTATCTTCCTCAATCCCAGCCATTCAAAGTATCTTTCTAATTCCTGAATCCAATTCATTAGCACTTCTGGGCTCGATTAAACTTATCAGAGATGACAATTTTAAACCTTGCTCCATCTTGGACACATCTTCCATGAAACTTTCCATAGTATGTATGGCTCCACCCCAAGCCATTTGAAACTCTGCTTCTTCTTTTAATTAATCATTTCAGTAATTCTTCTCTGCCTTGGATCCCCCTCTGGGCCAAGTTCAGATACCATGCTGATACAAAGCCCTGCTCTGCAGCTATCAATCAAGTGAAATTATCTGCAAATTTTACAAAATTCATAAAATATAACAGCACAGATAGCACAAATCACTGACTAAAATAGGGGAAGGAGAACTTGGAGACACATAAAACAAATTTGATATTGCATATTATATTCAAATGAAAACAATGCATTAGCTTACAAACAGAGCACTACTTAATATACATAAATTCCAATGGCACAGCTTTTATTGGGCATGTCAGGTGCCCTAAATTCCTGCAGTATGGTCTATGTCATGTCACAGAAACGGTGGTCTGCATCAATCTCCAAGTTAATTTCTGTGATTTCAAATTCCAAGCAAGCAGAGGCTGAAAGTCCATCCCACTTGTAATCTATCTACCCGTGATCTATTATTGCAAAGAAGCATTCAGATATTTCTACCCACCATCTGAATCGGCAAAGACAGACAGTGTTCAATGAACCATGTTGAAAGTAATTGTGAAGTTGAATCTAAAGACTTGGGACCTTCAAAGACATTGGCAATCCTTGATGTGAAAAAGTATAGGATGAACAGAACATGATAACTGCATTTTGTTCTAGTCACTTACCAAACGGGTTGTTCCACACCTTTCACATGCATGGACAAACGCTCCGTTACCAAATGTGCATGACATGCAATTCCAAACCAAGTCTGCTCTGTCGAACTCAAGATTATGGGTTCCACTTGTCAAAGAACTTTGTGAGATAACCATGACAGAATCATCACGTGCAAAATACTCACGGGGTGTCCTACAACTCtcacaaacatgaagaaacacTCCATTCTCAGATTTGCAAGACATGCAACTCCAAACCAAGCCTGCTCTGTCAAACTCAGGATTAGATGTCCTGATCATCAAAGAGCTTTCTGAGGCAACCATGACAGAATTATCATACGCAAAAGCCTCACGAGATCTCCCACAGCTCTCACAATCATTAAGAAACACTCCATTCTTAAAATTACAAGATTGACACTCCCAAACCAGTTGTCTTATGTCAGAGCTCTCCTCCATCACAATCATCAAGATTGGACGTTCCTCGCAACTGTATATCATGTCCCAAAAACTGACTAATAATTGAGGTGCATAAGAACATAGCAAACCTGCAAGGGTACCACAAATGGGTCCAGACAAAGGTATGGCAGGGTACAAGAAATAAACAGAAGCCAACTCATCTGTGAAAATTGCTGCTATGATCAGTGCCTTGTGGTTTTGGTAAGCAGGTAGAAGGAATCCATCCATGCCAAACAGTATCATCCATAACTGACCATGACAAATTGAAGAATAACCTTGCACTGCTATTGGTATAAGAATTATTGAGGCAAACCTTCCACTTCCGATGGATCTCTTCAAAAGTCTACCCTTCCACAGGAAAGAAGCAATTTGATATGCAAATTGTGCCTTGCTTGCATGATGGAATATTGGGATGAACCATTGTTTGAGGTCAAAATTCTGCGTTTCAGATGCTAGCAATATCAGCAAAAACTTCATGCCAATTTCAACTTACAATTTCAAAAccaaacaaaagttttgcttgcagAGAAACGTCATTCATAATACTATAAATTGAGAAGTCACTGTAAAGCCTACATTCATTGGTTATACTATCATACTAAGCTGCTATAAAGCCACCACTAAGGAGGTCATTTCCCCTTTCTGAAATGCCCCAAAATTGAGCGACAAGTTCAAGCCCACTTCAGGAGTGTTTGCTGGGAAAGTTGAGCTCCACACCACTAATTGTTAGTTTGCACTAATTATGACAACATCATTATACTGCTCTTCATGATCAAACTTTTGAGAGCACAACCTTGGTTTTTTgtgtataaaattaaatatataactgGAAATGCAAATAAGACACCAAGTAATTAGCTGTGGTTTATTTCATGCAAGCTTCCATTTATTGGCATAGAGTCAGGCAATAGAATTCAGATTTAGGACATAGAAGGATAAAGCCAGAATAAAGTTTATCTGATGTATATAGTGTTCTGTACTTATAAACCGAATTAAAAAAACTCTACTCTGAAACTTCTTCCAGCCATGAAGAATTTGACCCAAGAATATTTTGGAAAATTTAATTTGTTCATCCATTGTCGAGACAAAATAAATATGCCACAaaatttgctgattattttctcggGGTCTCTGTGATGGTTtgtttttgtgaatgtttttgatagttctctGATTATGAAGTTAAGAGCTACTGAAAAAAATCTTCCTTCCACAGAAActtgtttcaaagaaagaatatTTTCATCCAAATGAAGCCACATTTTTTCTGAAAGCTTCCCAGGGGGGTTACTGCATACGAATTTTCAGAAACAGTGAGACAAAAAATTGctctgaaaaatagaaaaaatgtttGAATTCATGGGGTTCTATTCTAGAAAATTCTGTTATTATGGTTTGTGATAAGGTAGTGTTCTAAAGTGTTTAAGTTCCAGAGAGGTTGGAAGTACTATCAATCAATGCTGAAAACATACACTGtattcctgttgtgaccatttcacacatcgccccattaaaatggggaccccctcttttttgctcttgttttgcctgttcttctctctgctttagggttttgagtaagtgagtgagtcgtctaGACTAGGGTTAAGCTTTAGGGGTTTcctttgatattttcaagccgaagtccagtccaattttgaaagattattaagcatcctcgctgagattgcaattttgaaatagcttGAGTCTGTCAGGAAGTTGAGTATGTCTCAGGATGAGTCCAGTCAGAATTTTGAAGGCAAATTCAAGTTAGGTCTAAGTGATAGCATAGTGTTAATGATGGGATTGTGCAATTTTGTccgggtgaattttgaccaaatttttgaagGTTTACTAACTTGCCCTTGGCCTTGGAGATGACCTAATTTTGCCTTGTCGAGTGATTGAAGACCAAAAATGTGGATATTTTGGCCTGCAAAGGTGAAATTgcccctgtccctcacccagggaccagggcgaaaatgatatttggtgcatattggttattgacttgtttaatTTGTTTTATGCAGGGTCTCCAGGAGGACAAATTGGACGtaaattgaatatattgaagattttgaagactcaaaaatgatgaattttgaagaTTCAAGACAAGTCTGCTCCTGTTCCTCACCCAGGGATTAGAGCGATTTTCCTCAAACACACCTTCTTGGACttttttttggatttggatttttgtTCATAGCTTGTGAAATGATGgtatcttccccagcaaaggaaatttgagatgataATTATGAGGATTTGGCCCTAAggaccaaaatcgctcctgtccctcactgaaggaccggagctcgaatgccaagtttgccttatccttgcaggatttaaatgatttcgcgatttgagaagatCAAGGAAAGTACGTTTTgctcattgaatataacttgaatggaccaCAATGGAGAAAATCGATCCAAATTGGCTAAGGCACTCCTGTCCCCctctcagggaccaaggcgaatttcaaaggtagctcctgtccctctcctagggaccagagcgattttccctcaagacaagtttttggccAAGGTAAAGCGAATTTCAAGCTTGATATGAAGGAAAGAGGGCATAATcgctccattgaagataatttcgaaAGATTGCAAAACGCAAAGTGAGCCCATAATtgccaaagcgctcctgtccctctccaagggaccagagcgatttcctcataAGGCAAATTTCCCGCAATGTTAAAACGAATTTCATGTTGGAGATGAGTAAAGGAAAGCATAATgaatccattgaagatagttttgaaagttAGCAAAAAATGATTGAGCTTATAATTGTAAaaacgctcctgtccctcaccaagggaccagggcgaaaaacatatCATCAAGTCTTTCCCTTCGAATTTAGATGAATCCAGGACAAGGCACAAGATGGCGATGATATTGGAAATGCTTCGAGGAAAAGTGAAGTTACAAAGACCACGAAATTTGATGAGAAATggccaaagcgctcctgtccctcaccaagggaccagagcgaaatcttcaaaaaaCATAAAATGCTTAACATTGCGAAGTACTATTTCTTGTGTCCAGGACTCAAGGTGGAAGGGAAAGTGATATTCTACGTTTACAAAGCAATTTAAGGATGATACAATCAAAAGTTTATGCCAAGGACTAAAgggcgctcttgtccttcactcaaggaccagggcgatattcattaaaACAATCATTTCCTTCCAAGACCACGCCAAGGCAAGGTTGTGCAAAGCGAGAAATGCCTTTCGAAGGACGATGAACAAGGAATTGCTCCCCAAAAGTCAACAATTTCAAGCtcaaatgcaaagttcgctcctgtccttcactggaggaccagggcgaaaatccttgggGGAGCTCAGTTAGTCTTGAAAAGGCGAATTGGACATGCATGAAGCAAACAATAAAGATCATTGCCTACCTCACAACTCGATTTGGCGATTAAAGAGACAAGGATCAAGGATAAAAgataagttcgctcctgtccctcaccaagggaccagggcgaaagtacTTTAAGGCACACTCCTTCCATAAAAGGAATGAATTAAGCTCAAGATTCCCAAGCAAAATGCTATTTTGGATGTCCAAGATGGGACTTTGAACGTTAAAAACAAGAAATGCAAGGCCAAATGaaaagggcgctcctgtccctctcccagggaccaaagcgAGGTTCTCAACAAGGTGGTATTTTTACCATGCTTAGGTGCCAATGTCATCTTAATCGCATTAAATGCTAAGTCCgctaaaactttgaaatatttttaattaaaattggcatttaatgagttcgcataaggcatttaataattaattatgccttttaaaaaaatcgaaatttaattgcaaaggcatttaattaattaattattaaattaagtgaAGGGAGTGCGCTTGaggttttattttaaatattttataaaagtcagcctcctttttatttaattttgtttattatttgcttcatttccaccaagtcggcctatgggagagtataatggtgagcgcctatataagaaaggtattttgaaacattttgatccatcattcaatcattgtttacatacgatttggagaagcaataggAGGAGCGAAATCTCATCCAAGGAGAGGTGCAAATTTTCAATCCAAGAGGAGTGCGAACTTTGCTAGAGGTTGGAGGTGGAGCGAGTTTTCCTCAAGACGTTGAAGACCCaaggtggtgaagttgatgaaggaggcgCCTTTGCTAGAAGACTTCAATATTCATTTTGCCTAGCAAATCTCTTAATTTTTGCATCTTTTTTAGAGCTAGTTCTCCAAGAAAGGTATGGTGAAGATCTTCCTagattaattttgaaattttgaaattttgaatttccaattgcataatcgtatttaggaaatgataattcaaagattt contains the following coding sequences:
- the LOC131073229 gene encoding uncharacterized protein LOC131073229; the protein is MGIPVTAIVVVLMLLAYLGFPQFPVNDHTNTTNFDLKQWFIPIFHHASKAQFAYQIASFLWKGRLLKRSIGSGRFASIILIPIAVQGYSSICHGQLWMILFGMDGFLLPAYQNHKALIIAAIFTDELASVYFLYPAIPLSGPICGTLAGLLCSYAPQLLVSFWDMIYSCEERPILMIVMEESSDIRQLVWECQSCNFKNGVFLNDCESCGRSREAFAYDNSVMVASESSLMIRTSNPEFDRAGLVWSCMSCKSENGVFLHVCESCRTPREYFARDDSVMVISQSSLTSGTHNLEFDRADLVWNCMSCTFGNGAFVHACERCGTTRLVSD